TCTTCTTGGCTCAACTCTCAAACGGGCCAACAAGCCTTTAAGTTTGTTGATCTCCTTGGTAACACTGCCAAACTCTTCCCGGCTCCACTTTTGCAAGTCCTCTACTATGCTTTTTAATTTGTTATTCATGCCCTTCATGCTGGTAGCCCTTGAGCTACCCCATCGCTGTTCAATCATTGATCCAAACCCCTCATGTGACTCCCACATCTTTTCATAACTAAAAAGCTTTGGCATCCAATCTAACCTTTCCTAAGAAAACAGATGCAAAACAATttgaaaaacaaaaaacaaataACTCGCGCTGCAACTATAATACTGGGCTGGCCCAGTAACGCAGCGCCACATGCCCGGGCTCGATCCCGGCGAGGAGCCCGACCTAAACCAAGCAGGCCCCATTCCTTCCCCGGAACACGGAAGCTCGAAATCCATACACGGCTAAACCCCAACTTTCCCATAATAGCTTCCGAGTAATCCGACTCGACTCTATCGTATGCTTTCATCATATCAATCTTTAGAGCGCAACTCCTATTCTTTTTTAGCCTTATTAGTTTTCATAAAGTGCGGACTTTCAAAGGCAGAGATTATATTATCTGTAATCAACTGTCCAGGCACAAAAGCTGACCGCTAGAAGGAAATAATCTTTGGGAGGATTACCTTAAGTCTGTTCGGCAACACCCTTTTGACATCACTTTATAAATCGCGTTATAAAGGATAATGGGTCTGAACTGAGTGTTGTTGATTTGGCCGGATTTGATACCTTTGGAATAAGCACAATGAAAGTATTGTTGATTACCTCTATAGTATCACCCGCCTTCAACACTCTAAGCACCAACTGTGTTATCTCCTCACCACACAAACCCCAGTGTTTTTGAAAGAAATGCATCGGGAAGCCATATGGCCCCGGTGCTTTTGTCGGGAACATCTGGAACAATGCATTCTTAATTTCCTCAGCCGTATATGGTTTCACAAGTTCCTCATTCATAGCACCAGTGACCTTGCATGGGACATGCTGCAACAACATATCAACGTCATTGACCCCTTGGGAGGTATAAAGGTCTTTCAAAAAATTATTAACCATGCCGACCATCTCCCTTCTATCCTCTGTAACGGTACCATCCGTTTTTGTGAGTCGTGTGATCTTATTCTTTTGCTTGCGCAAAGTGGCCTTCCGATGAAAAAATTCAGTGTTTCGGTCCCCCTCTTTAAGCCACTGAATTCTCGAACGTTGCCGGCACATGATCTCCTCTCGATGGTATAATTCAGCCAATCGGTCAAGATTTTTTGTTTCTTCACGGTTATGACCGCTTCTTCTTGGCTCATCTCTCAGAGGATCCAACAAGCCTTTAAGTTTGTTGATCATCTCCTTGGTAACACTGCCGAACTCTTCCCGGCTCCACTTTTGCAAGTCCTCTGCTATGCTTTTTAATTTATCGTTCATGCCCTTCATGCTAGTAGCCCTTGAGCTACCCCATGGCTGCTCAATCACCGATCCAAACCCCTCATGTGACTCCCATATCTTTTCATAACTAAAAAGCTTTAGCATCCAATCTAACCTTTCCTAAGAAAACAGATGCGCCAAATGGTGCCCCTGATTTTGTGCAAAACTTGGTAGCCAGCGATGCTGCTGAGCTCTTTGGTTAATGGAATAAAAATATGATTCCAGTTAAAAAAAACAGATGCAAAACAAtttgaaaaacaaaaaaactcGCGCTGCAGCTACAATACTGGGCTGGCCCAGTAACGCGGCGCCACATGGCCCGGCCCGATCCCGGAACTCGGAACCCGACCTAAACCAAGCAGGCCCATTCCTTCCCAGAAGGAGGCTCTCTTCCTTTTTTTTTTCGATTCCCGCAACGCGGAACCGACCCTGTCGGTCGCGTAAAACTCATCGAAACCCGAGGGAGTCGCGCGCGACACGAACTTCGACCGGTCCGCGCCCACCCAACGCAGGCGCGCATGGCCCACGGGCCAGCCACAGCAGCCGCTTTCCAAGACGCTTCCTCGCCCACCCTCCTCCCACTTTCCCATGGGTCGGGACCCGGGTCATGGCAGCAGTTGCGCACCTGCGCTGCGCCTCGCAAAGAATACAGTGCCGACTAGTAGAATTGGACCGAACGGAACCACCCCCCTCAGATCTGAGACACACCACACCGCCACCGGCCTCCTCCCCCCTCGTCCCCGCCCCGCCCCTCCCTCACGCTGGCGAACCTCCTCCTGGAAGCTCCGGGAGGGGGCCGCTCCGGGGCGATGGGGCTCTTCGACCGCCTGCCCCCCATGGACCACCTCCGCTCCGAGAAGATGTGCCTCGTGCAGCTCATTTTCCCCGCCGAGAGCGCGCGCCTCGCCGTCACCTACCTCGGCGAGCTCGGCCTCCTCCAGTTCAAGGACGTGAGTGCCTCTCTACCTCGTCTCCCCCCTCCAGCCTCCCCCCTCGCGGATCTGCCTGATCCAGCCTCGCGCGTCGTGATCTCTGACCCGCTCGCTCGCGTGCGTCGCACTCTCCGCGCCCTCGGATCTAGCTCTCGCCTGTGCTCGGGACGGATAGCTAGTTTTTGATCCGGGTGTCATTGGACCTCGAGGCTTAGCGCGCGTCTCGTTTGAGCTGCTTTGGACCAACTGCCTTCCTTGGTTACTGGGTGTAAGGTGTTGTTCTCGACCAGGGGGCACAGGCTTCACAGGGCTTAGACTTCGATGATAAGCGTGGATGAATGTGGTAGAGGAAATTCGTATTATACGAATATGTTTTTGGTGTGTTTTTAGCTTGCTTTGATCCTACTTGGCATCTATGCTGTCGTTGAGTAAAAATTACCTAAGCAATAGCCATTCTTCATCATAAGCCAATTTATACAAACAGATCGTTAAGGAGGGTGATTTACTGTTTGTTTGTTGTACCATTCATGGATAATATATGTGTGTTGCAATTTATCAAGTTTTTATTGATTAGCTTGGCATATTGGAGCACTTTTGTAATGCTTAGTTTAGCTGCACAATGCACCCTTTCTGAGGACATGAGAATGAGTTGAAGTTTGGGCTTCACTAATAACTTAATCATAGAGATGCTCCTAGGAACATTAGGCAAACTGATCGCTGCTTGTTATTCAAATTCCTGATTAAGATAGTGGATTTTCCTGCTAATGTGATCATGCGGTCTGATAGGTTCCTGTTTTCACCCATGAATCACCATGCCACCATATGCACGTGAACATGTCATAGTCCTTGATGATGATACATATCGCCCTACCGGGTGCTGCATTCCATGGCTGTGTGTCAGTGAGGAAATATGGACAAGAGAGGCTTGCGTTATGCATTTGGTGTCTTAGTCCCTCAGCACCTCCTTTTTGTTTTTTATTATCATGCGCATGGTGGAAATAACCAAAGTAGGTTGATTAATATCACACCAAAATATGATTAGATGTGTGATCTTCATACGACCAATCATCACATTGTGTATGTTAAAATGACATTTGTGGAAAAGGAATGAGAAGAAAAATAGGCTTCAGAAATAATAAAAACGGCATAAAAGTATATTCGACTACATATGACGAATGCAAGGCTATATTTTGGACTTCGTAGAAAACTTTGTTAACTGTTTACTTTCAGATATTAGTTTTTGTTTGTTCTATCTGCCAGAATCTACAATTGTTCAACTGCTGACCTTTTTATTTTTCTACCCCTTCTTTTGCAGTTGAATGAGGATAAGAGTCCTTTTCAGCGTATATTTGTCAACCAGGTGATCTAAATTATGTTATTCTCCATCTGATATTTATGTTGATCACACCGTATTGCACACATCTGTTCTATTCTACTATGCAAATGCCAATGCTAGTATAAAGTATGGATTATTTCAGTGTCATTATATCGTCTACTTATTCTTGTTTTATGTGAAAAACGAGCCTATGAAGCAGAGCCAAGCTGAATTTAATCTGACATGTTAAATTCATAttctatttgtttctgtttgccATGGTTTTTCGAAAAAATATTGGAAAAGAAAGAAATACCTGAACAACAAGAATATGATAAAATGGATACATTGGGACTCTTTTCGGTAGATGGATTGAATATATTTGTTGCATTTGGTATTTAATACCGTAAGTATTTGATTTTCAACCAAGTTACCTAATGAACTATGTCAGTGGGCAGTGGCACAATATATCATTTCTGGTAAAAAACGGTAGGGAACCTCCCAAATGCTTGCTTTTATATGCTTGCAACGTACCATGCGCTGATCATGGTATGGAACTTCATCGGACTGTTGCTTTCCTTACTGTGTGGCAGTGGATGCACACCAGCCCACCCCACCCCGTATGATAAGCCTGTCGCAACTCTTCTGCAGGTAAAGCGATGTGCAGAGATGACTCGTAAGCTGAAGTTTTTCAGTGATCAGATCAACAAGGCAGGTGTTAAGTCTTCTGTCCGTCCTGCACTACAACCAGAAATTGATTTGGAGGAGCTAGAGGTACTTCTTTTAGTTGGAGCTGGAGCTGCATTAGCACTGTCATTTTATCATAGCTATATAATTAATCCTCTTGGATTTCTATTATTTATGCAACAAGAAGTCATTTTGAGAGGAAATGCTTAGTTTGCTCTTAGGGAGTATCAATAATTTCTCTCGCTATTTCTGCAGGCAAAATTGGGTGAGCATGAGCATGAGCTGCTTGAGATGAATACTAATAGTGGGACACTACGGCAGACATACAATGAACTTCTTGAATTCAAACTGGTCTTGTCAAAGGTTGTATCTCGATTCTTGTGAAACATTGAATTCACTGTTCCATGTGTTTACTTGTAACTAATAAGGTGTGAGATAAAAGATATACATTAGTCATTAGTGTACTTGCAACACCTTCTATTGATATGCTGGTGTACTTCTTGAAAATATGGAAATTTGTGAAGAAATATGTTCTCTCATTCTCTGTAGCTGATGACTGGGGCACTTGGTCCAGTTTATTAACTATGTAGTGTAACATTGGTTGTTAATCATAAATCCCTACTGTAATTATTATACATCTTGGTCAAATatcttttcctttttctgttgTCAAATCCCTACTGTTCTCTCATGCTTTAAGTAACATATCTATTCCTTTTGCTGTTGTTTTCCATGCTTTCTCAAATAACTTCTTGCAGGCAGGTAGCATCCTTGCTGCTTCTCAAAATCATGCAACTCCAGCTGACCATGAGCTAGATGAACATATATATGACAAGGAAGTGGATGAAGGAAATGGCTATTTGCTTGAACAGGTGTTGTCTTTGTTCTTATTCTTGAAGTTAATACTGTTCTGTTCTTCCATTAAATTGTAACACGAAATGTTCTCAGGGAATACAGCAAGGGGCCTCGGAATCTGGTGTTAGGTTTGTTAGTGGGATAATACTGAAGTCCAAGGCATTGGCTTTTGAGAGGATGCTTTTCCGAACTACAAGGGGAAATTTGTTTTTCAATCAGGCATCTGCAGGGGAACCTGTTATGGATCCCAGTTCTGGTGAAGAGGTCTGTCATTGTGGCTTGCTGTTCCTAATTCTTGGGTATATCTAGTAGCTGCCATAAATTATTGACTGGTTGTGATAGCTTCTCTTTGTTTTCTATCTCCAACCAGGTTTATAGCCCTAATTTATGTGGTGTAATACTGAAATGAACCCTGAAACCTCGAAAGGTTTTCAACACTATTTTAACACTTAAGTTGCACTCCGACAGGTAGAGAAGACtgtttttgtagttttcttttcgGGCGAGCAGGCTAAAGCAATAATATTGAGGATTTGTGCTTCATTTGGAGCAAATTGCTACCCTGTTCCTGAGGAGACTGTCAAGCAGAGACAAATTCTTCGTGAGGTATTTTTGGAGAAGCCACCTTTTCTAGTAGCAACAATTAATCCCTCCATTCTTCTGTACATGTAGTTGTCTGTGAGTATAAGTTGTTCAGTTTTTAGCAGCCTGCCTGTCATTTTGTTTTCTGTTGAAGTACACGAGTGCCATCCTGATGTAACGCTGTAATACTCTGTACTTCAGTATTTGAAGTACTGACTTCTATAATATTTGTGGCAGGTATCATCACGCCTGGGTGATCTAGAAGTCACCTTGGATGCTGGAATCCAGCACAGAAACAAAGCACTTGAGTCAGTTGGGTCCCAATTATGGAGGTGGATACTCATGGTAATCAAGTAATAGCAATTTCTCATTTTGTCTTGAAATTGCTACCTTAAAAAAATTGTGTTCCACATTTGTGATAGTACCTAGTTTTATTATTATTGTTTCTAACCTGTGTATTCTTTTTAGGTAAAAAAAGAGAAAGCTGTTTATGATACACTGAACATGTTGAACTTTGATGTGACAAAGAaatgccttgttggagaaggatgGTGCCCAATATTCGCTAAATCTCAGGTCAGAAATGCAACTCTTTTTGTGCTCATTTTTCAAATTTAGGATAGTCATCTTACTTCTAAGTTGTGCTTCAGATCGAGGATGTTTTGCAGCGTGCAACTCTTCACAGCAACTCACAAGTTGGAATAATATTTCATGAGATGGACACTATTGATTCGCCACCTACATACTTCCGAACTGATAAATTTACGAATGCTTTCCAGGAGATTGTTGATGCATATGGGTATGTACCTTGATGCAAACATTAACCTGAATAAATGGTTTTATTTGTTACACTTATGCCCTTTGGGAAGTCGTGGAAAAGCCAAGTAAATATGGAATACTATGTTTTAAATGAGATTTCTATCCTATGTGTAGAGGCAAAGTAGTTGGAGAGATCATGTGCTTAGTTACTCGATCCAGCAATTATTCTGCTATAATTTTTCAAGGGTTTGTGATTTGAGATCCAAGGGATGGTGAGCAAGAGCATGTTACATTGTTAGGTGACAGTTGATTTAATTCCAAGACCTAAGAGGAGTTTGTTCAGGAGTTGGATTAGGTTTGCTTGTTTAATGTTCGCAGCACctgtttgttgttgttgttgttgttgttgttgttgttgttgactGCGGCCATGCAATATTGATTGCTTCATAAGACCTTGGAGATTATTGGAATCTAAACTTGATGTGATTGCTTTGTCTTGGAATGTTTTGTTTTACTAAATTATTGTTTAGTATTCTCTGATCAAAGAGAACCCCATATTGTACTCTCTCtgatccaaaataagtgtcgtggTTATATTTTGAGCTAAAACCATGACACTTATTTTGGTCGGAGGGAGTAATATTTTTGCCATGAATTGATCATGAATCTGTATTGTTGCAGTGTTGGTCGATATGAAGAAATTAATCCAGCTGTATATTCTGTTATCACGTTCCCATTTCTTTTTGCTGTTATGTTTGGAGATTGGGGTCATGGAATATGTCTGTTAATTGGAGCTTTGATTCTTATACTTCGTGAAAAGAAACTTTCCTCTCAGGTACTCTGAGCTCAACTTGGACCTTCTATTTCCTTCCTTTTTTTTTGGTAATAGCCATTGCATGCAATCTTTGAAGTGTGATTTTACTGAACGCAGTTCATAGATTGCACATATGTTACTTTCTACTGCTTTAGACAGTGCAGTTATAACTTGGCTGTTGGTGCGCACCTAGTTCTACTCTTCTAGCATATTGTTGTAcctttttttgttctttttttctatttttgctCCTTACTGTCAGGTTTTGGTTCACTGTTCTCTATGGCAATATTTGAATGCATATGCTAAGGAAAACATGTATAGTTATTTCATGACTTAGCTGGATATGAGTGAATTGTACAAAAAAATGTTATATCTTGTGTATGAAAAATGCTTAACTTCTATTAGTAAAATCCAAATAGGCTGTACCCCAACATCTCTAGGACAAGGTTTGATCACCTCAAAGAAATTAGTTCTTTTTTTAGCATCAATATCAACCTGGATGGAGGTAGAGGTGCGTGGAACCTATGGTGTCTGTAGGAGTACATTTGCAAAAATTGTGGAGAACTCATTTAGTTATGGCATATTTGCATAGGTATCCATAAAATCCCTCAATCTAGATGGAATCCAATATCTCTGTATCTAGGACCACATTGAAAATTGTTTCTGTCCCACTCATGCCTACTGTCTTAAACCATtatcaaatgatgttcttgtgaGTATTTTCCTACAAATATGTTGCTGGGAAGGTATTATtagttactccctccgtcccaaaatataagaacgtttttaacactacactagtgtcaaaaacgttcttatattttgggacagagggagtacttatAACTTTGCAGTTTATCAGTTTTTCCTTTTGCAAATTGCCTGCACTGAATTCAAGCTGTTCTCCTAAGCTGTGGTCCATTGATTATCGCAGAAGCTTGATAGCTTTACGGAGATGGCATTTGGTGGGCGTTATGTGATTCTTCTGATGGCGTTGTTCTCAATATACTGTGGGCTCATATACAACGAATTCTTCTCTGTTCCATTCCATATATTTGGCAAATCAGCATATGCGTGTCGAGAAAATTCCTGCAGGTATTGACTTTACCATTTCGATAGTTATCTGAGTGTGCTGTTATGCTGGGAAACTTAAATTGTAACTCTAGTAAAATATCTGAATCgaactcaagttcttttcgcTAGTTCATTCTGCTTTGAGCATGCCGCGACTTCTATTTAATttgctactccctctgttcctaaatataagtctttttagagatttcaatatggactacatacggatgtatatagacgtattttagagtgtagattcactcattttgctccgtatatagtccatattggaatctctaaaaagacttatatttaggaaaggagggagtagttagCAAATTTCTTGAGTAGATTCCATGTGTCTAGGCATTTTGGGCAGAGAGTAGCTCTATCTCCCCTTACCATTTAAAGTAGCTATTTCTGAGTATGTGCAATGTACATAAAATAAGGAGTACGTAAGACCTGAGAGTATGCACAGATTTATTTTTGACACAACGGGGCTATATGCAACTATAAGTACGCGCAGCTGTTCCCTCTTGATACAAGGATCTCTATTTCTTGAGGTAATATGCGTCCATAACAAATGATTTACCTTCACAATTTATCTAGACTGGTTAAAACGCCTTCTTGTGGTTCTGGGCATGCAaggtactactccctccgttccgatttactcgtcgtggttttagttcaaatttgaactaaaaccacaacGAGTAAAtcggaacagagggagtacgtTATAGTTATTTTTGTCAAGGGGTGCATATGGGAGATGACTATCGATTTGGTTATTTCTGTCTTCTTATTGGTTCCATGAGTTGGTcacgagatcttatgggtttcacctctagcctaccccaacttgtttgggactaggGTCAGTTTGGTTTGCGTCCTCATTGTTTCAAGCCTGACCTGGAGCGTGCCTGTGGTCTGCCTGGGAGGCGTTTGGTTCAGTTCCTGGAAAAGAT
The Triticum urartu cultivar G1812 unplaced genomic scaffold, Tu2.1 TuUngrouped_contig_6832, whole genome shotgun sequence genome window above contains:
- the LOC125531136 gene encoding V-type proton ATPase subunit a1, giving the protein MGLFDRLPPMDHLRSEKMCLVQLIFPAESARLAVTYLGELGLLQFKDLNEDKSPFQRIFVNQVKRCAEMTRKLKFFSDQINKAGVKSSVRPALQPEIDLEELEAKLGEHEHELLEMNTNSGTLRQTYNELLEFKLVLSKAGSILAASQNHATPADHELDEHIYDKEVDEGNGYLLEQGIQQGASESGVRFVSGIILKSKALAFERMLFRTTRGNLFFNQASAGEPVMDPSSGEEVEKTVFVVFFSGEQAKAIILRICASFGANCYPVPEETVKQRQILREVSSRLGDLEVTLDAGIQHRNKALESVGSQLWRWILMVKKEKAVYDTLNMLNFDVTKKCLVGEGWCPIFAKSQIEDVLQRATLHSNSQVGIIFHEMDTIDSPPTYFRTDKFTNAFQEIVDAYGVGRYEEINPAVYSVITFPFLFAVMFGDWGHGICLLIGALILILREKKLSSQKLDSFTEMAFGGRYVILLMALFSIYCGLIYNEFFSVPFHIFGKSAYACRENSCSDAYTAGLVKVRDPYPFGVDPSWRGSRSELPFLNSLKMKMSILMGVSQMNLGILLSYFDAKFHKNALDIRYQFIPQLIFLNSLFGYLSLLILIKWCTGSKADLYHVMIYMFLDPAGDLGENQLFWGQKELQILLLLLALVAVPWMLFPKPFILKKLHKERFQGHSYRFLGTSEMDPDSEPDSARSRHDDFNFGEVFVHQMIHSIEFVLGAVSNTASYLRLWALSLAHSELSTVFYEKLLLFAWGYDSLIFKVVGLIVFAFATAFILLGMESLSAFLHALRLHWVEFMNKFYHGDGYKFKPFSFALLADDEE